The DNA segment CTTTTGCGATGGTTCCCGTATTTATTATGGCATTTCGATGGGGACTTCGAGGTGGATTATTGACAGGACTTCTGCTAGGATTTTATCAAATTTTAGTGGGGGGTGCCATTCTTATAAGTATAGCGCAAACCTTTCTTGATTATTTTGTAGCATTTGGAGTTATAGGTCTTGCCGGGATCTTTGCCAAGCCAGTGCGGGAGGCAGCTCGCGAGCGACATATGAAACGACTTGCCGCCTGGGTGATCGCAGGATCGTTTGTTGGAAGTCTGTTTCGGTTTTTCGGCCATTTTACCGCAGGAATAGTTTTCTATGATGAGTTCGCACCTGAAGGACAGCCGGTTTGGTTATATTCACTGCTTTATAATGGTGGTTATATGCTGCCTACGTTTATTTTAAGCGCGGTCATATTATGCTTGCTGTTTTCACAGCGTCCGACTTTATTGATAAGTCGTTCATAACAATGAGGACCTATTTTCGAAAAGTTTAATCTCACGAAAATAGGTTCTTATTTTGTGAAATAGAAAGGTTGATTGTAGGAAAAAGTCGAATGATGTATATTGGGAAGGGGTAGAGAAAAATGAAACGTTCTAATGTAATCGCAACTTATTCGATTGTCGGATTTGATCCACAAACTGGAGAACTGGGAGTTGCTGTTCAATCAAAGTTCCTTGGCGTAGGGGCAGTGGTGCCCTGGGCGAAAGCGGGTGTCGGTGCAATTGCCACACAAGCATTTGCTAATCCTGCTTACGGTCCTGATGGTTTGCAATTGTTAAGTGAAGGTTTAAGTGCCCAGGAAGCCGTGGATAAACTGATTGAAAATGACTCTGAAGCTGCAGATCGCCAAGTTGGAATGGTCGATGCTGAGGGAAGAGCAGCTACATTCACTGGTGAGCACTGCTATGACTGGGCTGGAGGGGTAACAGGGAAACACTATACAGCACAAGGAAACATTTTAGTAAATAAACAAACAGTGACAGAAATGGGACGTGTTTTTGAATCAAGTGACGGGTCATTAGCGGACCGCTTGTTAGCAGGGCTTCAGGCAGCTGAACAAGCAGGTGGAGACAGCAGGGGAAGACAATCTGCAGCGATTTATGTGGTAAAAGAAAAAGGAGGCTACGGCGGCCTTAGTGATGTCTTTGTCGATTTACGAGTGGATGATCATCCTGAACCAATTGATGAGTTATTGCGGATTTATAAGCTTCAACAGCTATATTTCGGGGAATCTAAGCAGGATAATATCAAACGATTAGAAGGGGAGCTTGAGGAGAACGTTGTTTATCATTTGTACAGAACAGGGTTCTTAGCAAGCAAAAAGCCAGATTCCAACGATTTTCACAAAGCCCTTACGACATTTTTACACAGAGAAAACTTTGAAGGTCGTGAACAGACAAAGGGCTGGTTGGATTTAGAAGTGTATCATTTTCTGGAACGAATGGACTCAGAAAAGTAAAAAGGGGGATGATCATATGTTTAAAAAACTAATGGCACGTGCAGGCATTGGCGCAGCCAAGGTGGATACACAGCTTGAGAAGTTGGAGCTCCAACCTGGCGAAACTGTAGCAGGCAAGGTAGTTGTTCAAGGTGGGGAAGTCGAACAGGAGATTGAGCAAATCACCATCTTTCTTATGACTGAAGCACTGAGAGAAGTCGATGATAAGAAAATT comes from the Halobacillus shinanisalinarum genome and includes:
- the thiT gene encoding energy-coupled thiamine transporter ThiT; protein product: MQNKRVLFMVEVAIFSALAILLDIIPFLSFKLWAQGGSVSFAMVPVFIMAFRWGLRGGLLTGLLLGFYQILVGGAILISIAQTFLDYFVAFGVIGLAGIFAKPVREAARERHMKRLAAWVIAGSFVGSLFRFFGHFTAGIVFYDEFAPEGQPVWLYSLLYNGGYMLPTFILSAVILCLLFSQRPTLLISRS
- a CDS encoding DUF1028 domain-containing protein, with protein sequence MKRSNVIATYSIVGFDPQTGELGVAVQSKFLGVGAVVPWAKAGVGAIATQAFANPAYGPDGLQLLSEGLSAQEAVDKLIENDSEAADRQVGMVDAEGRAATFTGEHCYDWAGGVTGKHYTAQGNILVNKQTVTEMGRVFESSDGSLADRLLAGLQAAEQAGGDSRGRQSAAIYVVKEKGGYGGLSDVFVDLRVDDHPEPIDELLRIYKLQQLYFGESKQDNIKRLEGELEENVVYHLYRTGFLASKKPDSNDFHKALTTFLHRENFEGREQTKGWLDLEVYHFLERMDSEK